TGCCGCCGGCCTCGTGGGGCGCGGCGCTCCAGTATTTCACCGGCTCGAAGGACCACAACGTCGCGATGCGGACGATCGCGGTGAAGAAAAGGCTGAAAGTCAGCGAATACGGCGTTTTTGACGAATCGGGGAAAAGTGTCGCGGGCGCGGACGAGGCCGGGGTCTACGAGGCGATCGGGCTCGCGTGGATGCCGCCGGAGATGCGCGAGAACCGCGGCGAGGTGGAGCTCGCGGGCAAGCGCGCGCTGCCGAGCCTCGTCACCCTCGACGACGTGCAGGGCGACCTGCACATGCACACGACCGAGACGGACGGCAAGAGCACCCTCGACGAGATGGCGGCGGCGGCGAAGGAGATGGGCCGCTCGTACATCGCGATCACGGACCACTCCGAGACGCTCACCTTCGTGCGCGGCATGAGCGCGGAGCGGCTGCGCGCGCAGAAGCGGAAGATCCGCGAGGTGGAGGAGCGGCAGGGGATCCGGCTCTTCGCGGGGATCGAGGCGGACATCCTCGCGGACGGGCGCGTCGACCTCGAGCACCACGTCGCCGAGCTCGAGTGGGTGGTCGGGAGCGTGCACCAGCACCTCCGGATGACGAAAGACGAGATGACGAAGCGCGTCGTGCGCGCGATCGAGTCGGGGAACATCGACTGCCTCGGGCACCCGACCGGGCGGCAGCTCGGGCTCCGCGAGCCGAGCGAGCTCGACATGGAGGCGGTCATCGCGGCGTGCGCGCGCGCGGGCGTCGCGATCGAGCTGAACGCGACGCCGCTGCGCCTCGACGCGAACGAGCACACCGCGAAGATGGCGCGCGAGGCGGGCGTCCCGGTCGTCCTGAACAGCGACGCGCACTCGGTCCACGAGCTCGAGCACCTCCGCTATGGCATCGGCATCGCGCGGCGCGCGTGGCTGGGCAAAGAGCACGTGCTGAACACCCGCGCCGCCGAGGGCCTCGCGGAGTGGCGCAAGCAGCGGCTATCGGCCTGAGCGGCGGCGCGCCTCTTCTTCCTCTTCTTCGGCTTCCTCTTCTTCGGCGGGCAGCGCGCCGCGGTAGCCGGCGCCGGCGTTGTTGGCGCGCGTGTCGCGGAGGGCCTCGTTGAGGCGGTCGGCGAGCTGGGCGTTCTCGGCGGGGGAGTCGAGCGAGAAGGGGAGCGGGGTGCGGCGGGCGTC
The sequence above is a segment of the Labilithrix sp. genome. Coding sequences within it:
- the polX gene encoding DNA polymerase/3'-5' exonuclease PolX is translated as MDNLAVARALTDLADLHELGGTLPFKVRAFRTAARAIEGYGGSIADLVEKDALAEVRGVGDGVARRIKELFETGRITEAEELRAKLPPGLLDLMNLPGIGLKTAQQVWKERGVTSVDELEAAAKEGRLRDLPRFGEKKEEKLVASIAAWRKRAAAPKRRPLAEAMRAAEGIVLRMKTVGGVLACEYAGSLRRRAETVGDLDILVAAEASSAAAIMDAFVDMPGVAEVLGKGDTKSSVQLAESAGGMQADLRVVPPASWGAALQYFTGSKDHNVAMRTIAVKKRLKVSEYGVFDESGKSVAGADEAGVYEAIGLAWMPPEMRENRGEVELAGKRALPSLVTLDDVQGDLHMHTTETDGKSTLDEMAAAAKEMGRSYIAITDHSETLTFVRGMSAERLRAQKRKIREVEERQGIRLFAGIEADILADGRVDLEHHVAELEWVVGSVHQHLRMTKDEMTKRVVRAIESGNIDCLGHPTGRQLGLREPSELDMEAVIAACARAGVAIELNATPLRLDANEHTAKMAREAGVPVVLNSDAHSVHELEHLRYGIGIARRAWLGKEHVLNTRAAEGLAEWRKQRLSA